A window of Chanodichthys erythropterus isolate Z2021 chromosome 16, ASM2448905v1, whole genome shotgun sequence genomic DNA:
GCTGTTAAGTGGTTAAAtggtacaaagacctcttatatgttttctcatgtcatgacccctttaagaaaTGTCACCACTTCTTTTAAAGTAATGCAAAGTATCAGTGCCAACCAATTTTCTGCATCTCAGCCTGTTTATtcactgttttcagcatttcaCTTATCCAGGTCACATCATATTGGAGAGCCATGATTTTCAGCGCTGagacaaacaaaaagaaagtaATTTAGGTTGTTCTGACAAAAATATCTGAAGAAATTATGAATTTGGTATAATAAAACTTATGTAATACTCATAAAgacctgttcacaccaagaacaatagctataaagataactataacaataactatactAGCATCCACAACAAACTTATGATAATATTGTTTATGATATTGTTACGGATGcagctttttttttacatctttatcattatagttCTCATCCTTGGTGTGAGCTGGCCTTAAGGCATTAGAAAGTGTAATTATTTATCTATATGTATGAATGTGAACATAAATAACGCAAATAACGTCATGAGCCAAACAAGAACCATAATTCTCCACTCACTTGGTTTTGCAGTCAATTTATCATCTAATTCTGTAATCAGTTTCAAGAGAACCTTCTGCAGATCTGAAACCAGAACAAAACGTGAGTTTTGAGAACTTTACTGTCCATTTAGTATGTAAGTACTGCATTATACACTCACTGCTGATCTGATTTAAGTTATCTGGTTTTTCCCTCTGTAGCTTCCAGATTTCCTCCATCTGCGATATCACCTTAAGAACTGACAAACAGAGACAAAAACATGCATGCTTAGATGTGAGTCAATAGATCTTTATGGCAGATATTAATGCAAAGAGAACCAGTCACACTTTTTTCAGGGCTAGTGCCACTTTTCTGAAGTTCCTCCTTTTTCGCCGTAAGATCTTTGAGTTTTTCATCCCGAATTCGCTTCAAAtctaatgtacaaaaatataataaatattattttaacagtaaaaagcAGAGCAGTTCAATGTgctttagaatgatttttaatttGGTCAAAATCGACAGAATCACAAGAAGTACAAAAAAGGTTCAGAGAGACATACCATCATTAGATGAAGatgctttcatttttttcattatttggtCTATTTCAGAGCTCAGCAAAATAACCTGGATAGCTGTGAAAATGAAATGTTGctattaaatgtatattcattttaactaaaactttttttggtgacactttacaataaggtctcatttgttaacactggttaatgtattaactaacatgaagtaacaatgagcaatacatttgttactgtatttattaattttttttatattagttaataaaaataaagatgttCTTTGTTCATGTCAGTTCACatgcaaattttgattttaataacatATGagcaaatgttgaaattaacatcaaCTAAGATTAATTACTGTAAAGCgttaccatttttaaaaaatattttatatgtgtcTACAGTTTCACTCAACTTGCCTATCTTTGAGGTTGGATCTGATATTTCATTTACTTGAGCTTCCAGCTCAGCTTCTGCATCTGGAAAAGAtcatacataaataaattaacacaATATAATAGATGaacatttatgtttttaacCGAATCTGCACATAACATTAATAATGCCTTTCAAATGTATCCTGTTGCTTTCATATCAAActattaattgtgattaattgcatccaaaataaaagtttgtttacataatataatgtgtactgtgtataattattatgtatataaatacacacacatacatgtatatttaagaaatatgtgcatatatatacatttatattatatagaaatatatttgatatataagtataacaatttttatatttatatttattattttattttttatatatatttatatataataattatacacagtacaaatatattatgtaaacacaaactttcattttggatgcgattaagcCCTACAATAAAGCTTTTATATTGTCGCTTGCTGGGAGGAAAGGAGAGTAAAATGTCTTACTGATGTACATATCCATCATGTCTTTGCATTCTTCTCCTTGGGCAAACAGCTTTCTTCGTAAACCTGGGTGTAAAGAAGATTACAGATCACTCATCAATAAATcttttattttggaatgaagGACCCCAACAATATGACAAATTGCTTCTGATTTCTTCTCATTTGTGAATCACATTGGACAAaatcatctgctaaatgaataaattaaacatttatagatttttttttttcattagtaggctataaacgagCATTCATGGTTGGAAGTCACGATATATCAATCTTACCTTTGTTTTCAGTATCCAGATAAAGTGCCCTGTCCTGTTCCTTTCCAAGCTCTTTCTGGAGATCTGAGAAGGCATGATCCAAAAATCACACAAACATCGCAATTCTATTAAAGCCTggaaatcaatcaatcaatattatttaaaaaaatataataatagttAAAACATTCAGTTCTCACCAGCTAACACAAAGTCATCTGCATCCTTTTGTCCATTTGCAGTGATTACCGCCTCCATAAATTCAAACTGGAGTGTAAGAATTCTAGAAACTaagaattgcaaaatattatattatatatatatatatatagacctGTATATAGCTACGAACAGCaattatcggggttcaagcgctttaaggcctttaagcatgTCACAGTTCCCTTCGGTCCCGGACTCCAactcccatcatcctccctgTCTCACACCTGCACGCAGTTCCTAATCAGCACTACATCATTACGGATTCCCTGCACCTGGACTACCTCATTATCTCTCCCTTTTAATGGACTCACTTGCCTGCACTCTTTGTCGGTTCTATTGTTTGCTTTGTTACGGTCTTTTCGTGATTAAAACCCTTTTTACGTTGAAGTCTGTGTCTGTGCATTCTCTACTACAACCAACTGTAACAAAGCACATGTGTAAAAAggtataatgttttaattagcaaGCCTATCAccatcatagatggaaaagaccatttacagccaatacaggcaatttaccataggaaatatatggtttataaagctttttaacagtagGCCAAAAACATAGGACTAGTTTGCCAAAGttgttttttgaaataatctccaatatttaatgaacgatttgatggACAGTGGCCGTCCTAaaggcaaagttgctcagaatgaggagtttTACCATGTGGTATGAATGTCTTGGGTGTGTGCGAAAAATCACGTGATATACAATCCTTTACGCATGTGAAAAACGTGAAGGCAGACCTCGggggccgatttctttcaaatttcTCATAGGCCTCTAGGGCAAATTTCGCTCCGATCTGCCTCCACTAACCTTACGATAGCTGCTCAATCTTCATTGGctgatggcggccatgtttttgaGATACATCAATGTCCTTAAAGACAGTCATGGCACCTTGGACAAAGACACCGCaagccaattttcaagtcaatcggactaacAGTTAATTAGTTATAGCCatcttcttgttttttttcctgttatagcgccaccaagtggccaatCGCTGTGATTTTATTCACCTGACCAAAGATTGAGCCCGTACACCCATGttccaattttggtgaaaatatatcattttgTTCAAGAGTTaaagccattttagtaaaagtggctcctcCTACTTCAAACGTTTTGGCGGCCCTTAGGGactgtgaatcaaaatttcaaatctttttttgataattattgacaatcagactACAGAAAATGTTGCTGCACTGGTTTACacgcttgaacccctaataattcATGAGAAATGAGAATCAGGTATGTTAAAATCAAAGAAACTTACTTAACTCATCTCTCACTTTGGCAATTTTGTCCATTACTTCAGTTCTTTTCCCATCAAATTCTTTGGCCTGTCCTACAAGATACAAGTCACTGGCAATATGAAGTATTGATTCACATATCTAAATACAAAATGCTCAATTAATCATAAACCAATACTAGTCTGATTCCAGTACCATTTAGTTTATCAAGTGTTTGTTTAAGCGCTGATAATTCGGTATTCAGGTCCAATATTTCTTTCTCCAGTTCTGCAATGAGTTTATCTGTGAATGGGAAGGATATGCTGCAGTTATCTTGTACCTCTTATTTGTCACATAACATGAATTAAAGATGCTATAAATTTATTGTAGAGCTAAAAAAAGACATAACTGGAAAGCAAACACTGAATAATAACATaccaattttttttatgttttctttcCTTTCTTCTCGCTCCTCCTTTAAATCTGACAGGATGTCATTTTTGTACTCCAGTTTGCTTGTAGTTGCTGTCAAACATTCAATGACATTATCCAGACCATCTCACAAGTGCAACTTCACAATTCCTAAGCCTGCTAAGAGTTTTGTAAACATCAAAAAACGAACACTCACCATCTATCTGCGCTTGCGTCTTATATTTACCAGAGAGACGTATCTTTAGTTTCATTGCTTCAATTTGCAATGTGACAATCTGCATCACttaaaaacaaagcaaactGTATTGAGTCATCTGTTGTGACTCAAAATGCAATGGCACATTTTCAAAATCTCTCACAACTTTCCCCTCAATCACTGATTAAAGTATTTCTGATCCAGATCGAAAGGCTCCACAGTTCTCATTCTCATTAAACTCACCTTGGTTTGCAATGGCACCTTGTTCCCCTGGTTGTTTGAGCTTGGTTGCAAGGTAGTTCTTTAGCTCTGTAGATTAGATACAGATAAATATAATAAGAACGTGCAAGACTCAATGTAAAGGCAACATTCACACATATTTTCATCATACACACCATTAAGAGCGGTTGATGTTGCCTTATCACTTCTCAATGTATCTGTGCTTCTCTTTGAAACTAGatgggaaaaaatgaacaaagtattACTTCTAGTTCTGCTGGTTAACCCTTGTGCATccttatggacatttttgtctttttgaggttttttttaaccattttgCCTGTGTTAATGACAACTGGATAAATTTTGGTacaagtgtgttttttttttattattattattataggaATTTTACTATTTCACATCCATTTCCTTTAATAAATTTATTCTGCACTAGTAACACAAAATAATACCACTTAGGGCCTTAAGGACAAAAACTTGAAACCCATTAAAACTTCATCTATTTTTAATCGcatttaattataaaatgatGCAGTCTTTGTTAATAGGCTTTCATTCTGTTGGCAAGGCTTCAGCATTAAAATTTTGACTATGGTGCCATTTTCTCGGGTTTGGCCTATAAAGCAAATACTCGCTTTATTCCTATTTTCTGCTTATGCATATTATAGAgccaattaaataaattatgccGCTATAATTGCGTGGGTGTGTTGGTATGGATGTCAGAGcgtggtttgtgtgtgtgtaataaaaaaaatattgtgtgtttgtgtaatatttgagagagaaaaactGCATCCAACCACTGTGTGTAGTTTTGCTGGCATCTAATGGGGAAAATGTGGTACTGcggccaaacaaaatcttactgaaagctcattttttcagatatcaacctcaaatttggaacacaacttgtttagatttatggaTTTGATTTTCTAGCAGTTTTAGAGTTCATAAagtttcataaaatatatattttataaaaaataatgttcaaaaataattttcagaAACTTAAAGGACATTTTCGTCCTCTATAGACCTATGTGTAACCTTTTTTAAGTGATGCACAAGGGTTACGAATTGAGCAAGGGCACAAAACGCAGTGTCAGTGTAGTATTGCTCCATGCACAGGGGTTTATCTGTACCTGCATGCTTGAACATTTCAACACTTCCTAAAAATTCTTTCTTCATCTCTGCCAAGTCTCTCTCTGCTTCCTTCCGACGCTGCTCCAGTCCTGTTGATtgttaaaaacacctgcatgacTATACAGCACACGGAGGAAATGTACAGGCTTTtgaagttaataataaaatactgtaatattgttGGAACACACCTTCGATCTTTGCGCCATCTCTCTCAGTGATTGTAAGcgcctccagctcctgcagatcgATGACTTTCTGGAGAATGTTTAAGACTGAATGGGTGGAACACAAGGGTAATAAGTGTCAGTCTAATGTCTTTTCACAATGTGTTACAAAAAAAGTACATAAACTAAATTTCcccaattaattatttcattattttaaagcTTCTATGTGTATCATTTTTCACATACCATCCTTGGCTGGATTCTTGGTGGCACTGACTTGTTTAAAAAGATCATCCAGTTGCTTTTTAAGACCTGAAAACATATCCAGACCAATATAAACATTGAGATGAAGATGGAAGTGCGTGGTTAATATATACTTTAGGTTTGAGCAGACTCACCATCAATATTGTCCTTCGCTACCTTGTAAGAATCCCCACATTTAATCTTCATCTCATCCAGATCTTTCTGAAGGCCTAAAGAAGTACAGATAATAAGAATGACACTTTTTAGTCATGTTGTACAATGTGAAAACTCAGAAATGGCCTGGGTTGAGAACTAATCTAATCtccaaatatcaaaataaaatgcttctaaataaaatataataaataaaatataattcacGTACCTGAGCAGTCCTTAGTAGTTTACagaaagataataaaaaaggtattttaaaaaaacgtacatttaaaagtgcatacctataaaataaatatgcaaaaacaacataaagataaaaaatgtGTGGAAAATTTCACTTTAGACTAAAATGAGTGAGCAGTTTTTGCACTGTGAAAGACattacaatatataaatatgcaatTTCCCGATGATATAATTCTTAAGAAGAATTTTTATGTTAGAAACAACTTCTCATGTACACTACCAGTTAAACTTCTTATGTACaatatttgatgaagtttgcataattgtttttttttttctctgtttattactgtaaagTCACTTTAATCTGTATTGAATAAAGCGTTATGACGTGACTTGGCATAAAAGTTTAGGAtcagaaattaatacttttattcagcaaggatgcattcaattgatcaaaagtgacagtaaatacatttataatgttgcaaaagatttcATGTCAAATAAATTActgttctttctattcatcaaagagtcCGGAAAGACAAATGCATCACAGTTTCAACAAAATTATTAAgcggcacaactgttttcaacattgataataataagaattgtTTCTTGATCACTAAATTAGCATCTtaatatgatttctgaaggatcatgtgatataAAAACTTCACCTTTGTcctcacaggaataaattatgtttttaaaataaaaaaaataaaataaataaaattatttaaaatgtaataatattcacaaattcacattattactgttttactgcattttgatcaaataaatgcagcctttgtgatcAAAAGTCTTacaaccccaaacatttgaacagtgtATACTGATTCAAGCATAGACCAGAAATGAAATCATACAAGTAGTCATTCATGTCTGTTTAACCAGCTGCACATGAAACCTACCATAAACTCTTCATCACTCAAAGATAAGGCTGCATTCACAGGACCTAAATCACAATCAAAATGTCACAGCATGTCTTACAATTATTCTTTCTCTCGTTAGAAAGAAGACAGAGTGAACAATCAAAGCGATGCTGGCCTTACCGCATTTAGCCTGTGTCAGCAGGTAAGCTGACACAAAGAAAGAACAAATCAGGAGATTATCTTTCCACCCCATTATTGTGTGTGAAAATAATATCGCAGTGAGCTTTTGCGCTTTATATATACGAAAACAGATTGGTCCGTTATTGCCCAACTCTCATTTTCACGAGGTTATTTGACCTCTCATGCCGGAAGAAGACACTGTTAGACTGACTTAGCTAGTTCTGAATAACTCCTTATATGACCTAAGACAGGACAAGAAGAATGAGAGTTTCGGCCAAATGTATTTTGCCATTTGTCATCTGCACTGTCACTTGTTTTCATCATGTACATGCAATTTTATTctgctgttttaaatatgtcgtTTAGCtggctttaaagggatagttcacctgaaaattaaaattgtgccatcatttactcaccctcacatttttccaaacctgtatgaatttctgtcttctgctgaacacaaaagaagatattttgaagaatgtcggaaACCAAACAGTAGGCCCTTCTATAGTGTggggaaaaagaaaaatactatGGATACTAAATACTATTACggacattctttaaaatatcttcttttgtgttcagcagaagaaaaactcatacaggtttggaacaacttgagggtgagtaaatgattttagGTCATCTCTTTAATATAGATGAGGTTGTGTCAAAATTGCGATGTCATCATTGTCCAGCATTTGGGTTTATGAATTTATTGCCACCATCACAGAGTTGTGGTTCAGTTTCTTGCTACTAATTTAACTATTAAATTAAAAGAACAtatcaattaaatatatttctgtttaaaatgtttataaatgtattcctaaaaacaaaacatttatattttatcctCTTTTGTTCCATTTATGCAAACCACAAAGTTTGAGCATCAAAAATATGCTGTCAAAAGTAGTTTTACAGAACTATTTGCATGAACACAAATTTCATCTAACTGTGACTGTAACACTGACAGTGATCTTCATTGCAAAAACTAGCATTGCAAAAGAGGAAAATATGTGTATAAGGCACACCCAGCCCTGAGCATAGTGATAACAGAGTGGTTTTGAATTTAGCAAATGTCAATGACATGGTCACTTTTATTTGTCATGCAAATTCATCAGCAGTtcactaaaaaaagaaaagaaaaacagaaccTTGCTTCATAGTGGACAATAGTTCTgaattctaaaatattttatcattttgacTACTCAAAATGTTAgtttcatattaaatattacttaggctacattttaatttatttgacaTCATACATGGACTCACAATTTGGAATTATTAGGGttgcaataaaaaatatagcagGAATCAACAGGGTTCAAGcattttaaggcctttaagcacatgcgtaaaaagaatttttgatttatttagccTATAACCATTTCGATCATACATGGAAAATACCATTTACAGCCGATACGGGcaatttttaaagcttttaacaGTTATCAAACCTACGACTAGTTCGCCAATGTTggttttttaaattgaaattcaTTGGCGAATGGCAATGAGATGCGTCAATGTCCTCAAAGACAATAATGGCCCCTCGGACGAAAACACtacatgccaattttcaagtcgatCGGACTAACGTTGCAGGAGTTATACCCATTTTCATGGTTTTTGtcctgttatagcgccacctagtggccgATCACCTCTGTGTTTTTGCTGTGACCAAAGATTGAGCCCATAGACAGGTGTtccaagtttggtgaaaatatctcattctgttcacgagttatagccattttagtaaaagttttggcgccccttagcAACTTTGGCATGAGCCATTATGAGCCATTTCGTActtttgatcgctgtagcgctgCCATCAGGTGATGTAGATGGTgtactaccagccctcaaagtttcaagtctatATGACTTATGGTTTGGTATGACCgatcacttttaggggagaatgctgatccttggaaatttGACAATTACAAAAGGGTTTTAGTGCTAcgcttgaacccctaaaaatAATGCAAGTCACCTAAGGTTTGTGTATCTGCTGGAGATGAAGATGTATTCGAAGGCTTTCTTGGCTTATTAGTGCTTAAACGTATAAATGATGTGTTTGAgactattaatattaataaaaattctTCTTCTAAGTTCAAACATTATTTGGTGTACTGTAACAGCAATATATGACATCTGCTCGAATGATGATGCTTGTCACTGAACATCTCTGAACTTTACtgcttattttttattgctAAGATTGAATCTTTTTTATTAAGCTTTTATCCGTGTGAGGAAAACACACAGCGCTTCGACTGAATCTAACCATGGTAGCTTCTTATTAAACCGTGTGTACTTTGCACCTTTAAAAAGACAATGAAAATGGGTTACTGGGAGACAGTGTGATGCCACACACTATTAAAAAGGGGTAGATGTTTTGGACTTTGGTCTTTAATTCTCTTATAATGGTAACATGCAAGCAGTGGTGACTCTGCAGAGTGACATCAAAGTAGATTTAGAGTAAAGGTTATTTGGAAATAATAAATGGCAAAGTTCACAATAATTGTCATAAATCCAAGCTCTGTAGGGTAAATGAAGTGACTACATAAACAATTCAGTGAAAACCACTATTTGGTTGTGgtttaattatgtaattaaatgaCTATTGTCAGAGTGGTGGCCTAGAAGTCAATGTGATTGCTCAGAAATATTGCTGAATATGCTTCCTTGCATAGTACACCAGTAGAGTGTTATATTGTTTGAAAATTAGTAGCCAAAAACTACCCATATGACTACCATTTTGAAAGGTCCCATGGAtgttcaagggttagttcacccaaaaatgtcattaattactcaccctcatgtcattccacatccataaacctttgttcatcttcagaatacaaattaagatatttctgatgaaatctgagagcttctGACCTCCCTATACATAGCAGAGtcataaacattttaaaggcccagaaaggtagtaaagacatcaataaaatcGTCAACAAatcaaaaataacgactttattcatcaatttattttctttcctgtcagtctcctacggtGTTGatgttgtaaacacagtgcagcgcttccaggttctacgtcagaacaccgactcattattggccaaagctgatcatgtgatcaacataatgcatgcatgtgatgctgacacaggcgTTCTGATGtataaaggcaggaacacaccaagccgacagtTGGCCGTCATGCAGTTTTTGacagttttctcagtgtgttccgcaccgtcggctgaagttggtcctcatcTGCTTTTTTccggccgattcgacatgttgaatcagtGTTGGAGCTCATCGGTCCGttggccatctgatcattctgattggctgttcaactactgccacctgctggttcggaaaggcatttcatctacgcaggcgcagaacggacgtgctacttggccgttggCTGttgagcgtcggtttggtgtgtcagggcatcTTTGGACCCaaacgctgccgacgtgagcaaaccccgcagtctgctttcatcaCCGCTAGTTCGTCGCCGTctgcttggtgtgttcctgccttaacactgaagtgctgcactgtgtttacaacgtaaacagcgtaggagactgacaggaaagaaaagaaatggttgaattatttttgttttgtttttgcgcacaaaaatgattcttgtcgcttcataacattaaggttgaaccactgcagtcacatggactattttaacaatgtctttactgcctttATGGGTCTTGAAATTGGTTATGACATTGCTGTGTAGGCTATAGGGAGGTCAGAAGCTCTTGGATTTGATCAGAAATATCTctgtttgtgttctgaagatgaaagaaggtcttatgggtgtggaactacatgagggtgagtaataaatgacagaattttcatttttgcagaTCAGAGGACCTTATTTTGctgtaaacaaaaacaaaagtccagGATTTCCTGCTTTTGTGATTAGGCTAAAGTTGAATAAAAGCTGAAGAAATGGAAAATAACTACATTATATTGTACATTTGTATACATAGGGTGGGTGATTTATGGTTCAAATAGGCTTGTAAAAGCACTCTTTACATTTGCAAAACGCATTGGCATTATATTAGGCGCATTACGGGAATGGGAGGATAAACAGGACTGTCTTATCTGCACGTTATATGTGCAGCAGTTCATCATTTCATCACACTTTGCCTGTCGTTGGAGATTTCAAGTTTAGGCAAGAGTTCCTGAGCGACAAATACCGTTCAAACGCAGCGTCGAACAGGTACGTGTTTCGTTTGCATACATATGTAGCCTATGTAAATGAAAAGCGCAATAGGATTTTCATGACATACGTAAATGATATTCTATCCATTAAACACAAAGTCGACAAGGTGTCAAAGGAGTGGCACAAGAATTCAAATGTACCCTTCCATCTGCACGACGCTTAGATAATTAATTGTGACGCATAACTGTTGCATAACTTTAATTTCGGGCCAATTATTTTTTGTTGCAATGGATGCATGTGACCACAGGGTGACGTGCTTGTATTTCTCTCCGCTTGCTTACCTGTTATTAACTAATGACTCATTTTCGAATCGGTTCTTTAGGAACAGTTCGTTTAAAAGAACCGACAACAAAATGATTCAGCTGTTCATACCGCCATCATGTAATTAC
This region includes:
- the si:ch211-14a17.10 gene encoding putative leucine-rich repeat-containing protein DDB_G0290503 isoform X2; translated protein: MKIKCGDSYKVAKDNIDGLKKQLDDLFKQVSATKNPAKDVLNILQKVIDLQELEALTITERDGAKIEGLEQRRKEAERDLAEMKKEFLGSVEMFKHAVSKRSTDTLRSDKATSTALNELKNYLATKLKQPGEQGAIANQVMQIVTLQIEAMKLKIRLSGKYKTQAQIDATTSKLEYKNDILSDLKEEREERKENIKKIDKLIAELEKEILDLNTELSALKQTLDKLNGQAKEFDGKRTEVMDKIAKVRDELISRILTLQFEFMEAVITANGQKDADDFVLADLQKELGKEQDRALYLDTENKGLRRKLFAQGEECKDMMDMYINAEAELEAQVNEISDPTSKIAIQVILLSSEIDQIMKKMKASSSNDDLKRIRDEKLKDLTAKKEELQKSGTSPEKILKVISQMEEIWKLQREKPDNLNQISNLQKVLLKLITELDDKLTAKPTLKIMALQYDVTWISEMLKTVNKQAEMQKIDLQKALDDVKHTLNEKKKELAAASGDTSQLRKDIDVLNKEVLKLKKEKESAEKTAQQKIKDLEGNLKQSNKALENANKSLKDKDATLAQQLEKISKLFDEAKTLKQQVQEKESLVNARIAELERSLKKKEEENSKIRDENEKLKKKCVDTHECPELQKKYKEMQAQYNDTIAKLNSDILQKVFFITSLIEEVKYLDKQIEHGSPELREELDEKKRELEEAKQQLKDQGSMAVKTLEVLELLAEIGKLQENPAVDNSGKIQKLDAKLNDLLTELQKSGEKGLGLTLKIISIKESMSSLKQAQVKMQEEYKREINGLKKQIEDKEKEILLLKANCGQITTQLQKRIKQLEKEAEESKQKMKKLQQESSDKIAALEKQINTKNQQLANTEDKLQETNAENAALIKKLNGLNDNIQKITEEKNNALQKAKEEIDELREELDEKKRELEEAKQQTYMFVCV